In Eubalaena glacialis isolate mEubGla1 chromosome 12, mEubGla1.1.hap2.+ XY, whole genome shotgun sequence, a single window of DNA contains:
- the LOC133101962 gene encoding serine/threonine-protein phosphatase 2A catalytic subunit alpha isoform-like, with the protein MDEKVFPKELDQWVEQLNECKQLSESQVKSLCEKAKEILTKESNVQEVRCPVTVCGDVHGQFHDLMELFRIGGKSPDTNYLFMGDYVDRGYYSVETVTLLVALKVRYRERITILRGNHESRQITQVYGFYDECLRKYGNANVWKYFTDLFDYLPLTALVDGQIFCLHGGLSPSMDTLDHIRALDRLQEVPHEGPMCDLLWSDPDDRGGWGISPRGAGYTFGQDISETFNHANGLTLVSRAHQLVMEGYNWCHDRNVVTIFSAPNCCYRCGNQAAIMELDDTLKYSFLQFDPAPRRGEPHVTRRTPDYFL; encoded by the coding sequence ATGGACGAGAAGGTATTCCCCAAGGAGCTGGACCAGTGGGTCGAGCAGCTGAACGAGTGCAAGCAGCTGTCCGAGTCCCAGGTCAAGAGCCTCTGCGAGAAGGCTAAAGAAATCCTGACAAAAGAATCCAATGTGCAAGAAGTTCGATGTCCAGTCACTGTCTGTGGAGATGTGCATGGGCAATTTCATGATCTCATGGAACTGTTTAGAATTGGTGGCAAATCACCAGATACAAATTACTTGTTTATGGGAGATTATGTTGACAGAGGATATTATTCAGTTGAAACAGTTACTCTGCTTGTAGCTCTTAAGGTTCGTTACCGTGAACGCATCACCATTCTTCGAGGAAATCATGAGAGCAGACAGATCACACAAGTATATGGTTTCTATGATGAGTGTTTACGGaagtatggaaatgcaaatgtttggaaatattttacagatctttttgACTATCTTCCTCTCACTGCCTTGGTGGATGGGCAGATCTTCTGTCTACATGGTGGCCTCTCACCATCCATGGATACACTGGATCACATCAGAGCACTTGATCGCCTACAAGAAGTTCCCCATGAGGGTCCAATGTGTGACTTGCTATGGTCAGATCCAGATGACCGTGGAGGCTGGGGTATATCTCCTCGAGGAGCTGGTTACACCTTTGGGCAAGATATTTCTGAGACATTTAATCATGCCAATGGCCTCACGTTGGTGTCTAGAGCTCATCAGCTGGTGATGGAGGGATATAACTGGTGCCATGACCGAAATGTAGTAACGATTTTCAGTGCTCCAAACTGTTGTTATCGTTGCGGTAACCAAGCTGCAATCATGGAACTTGATGATACTCTAAAATACTCTTTCTTGCAGTTTGACCCAGCACCTCGCAGAGGCGAGCCACATGTTACTCGTCGTACCCCAGACTACTTCCTGTAA